Proteins from a genomic interval of Piscinibacter sp. HJYY11:
- a CDS encoding family 16 glycosylhydrolase, whose amino-acid sequence MKAALASGIWLAALAAAGCGGGSGSVSAAPAAGGLPEGYRLVWSDEFDTTGLPDPAKWGYDTYRNRDGWYNNELQYYSAARAENARVENGSLIITARRERLASAPDFGGQNYTSARLLTRGLASWTYGFFEVRAKLPCAMGAWPAIWMLGDRGTWPDDGEIDIMEQTGWQPGRILGTAHMRDFNGANGRGSHTNVADTCNTFHRYQVRWTPEAITWGVDDVTYFTYAKPAGASYGNWPFDHPQHLLLNVAVGGILGGTPDDAAFPVRMEVDYVRVYQR is encoded by the coding sequence ATGAAAGCAGCGCTCGCCTCGGGCATCTGGTTGGCGGCCCTCGCGGCGGCGGGTTGTGGCGGTGGGTCCGGCTCGGTCTCCGCCGCGCCGGCGGCGGGTGGCCTGCCCGAGGGCTACCGCCTCGTCTGGAGCGACGAGTTCGACACCACCGGCCTCCCCGACCCGGCGAAGTGGGGCTACGACACCTACCGCAACCGCGACGGCTGGTACAACAACGAGCTGCAGTACTACTCGGCCGCGCGCGCGGAAAACGCCCGCGTGGAAAACGGCTCACTCATCATCACCGCGCGGCGCGAGCGCCTGGCCTCGGCGCCTGACTTCGGCGGCCAGAACTACACCTCCGCGCGGCTGCTCACGCGGGGCCTCGCCTCGTGGACCTACGGCTTCTTCGAGGTGCGCGCCAAGCTGCCCTGCGCGATGGGCGCGTGGCCCGCGATCTGGATGCTCGGCGATCGCGGCACCTGGCCCGACGACGGCGAGATCGACATCATGGAGCAGACCGGCTGGCAGCCCGGCCGCATCCTCGGCACTGCCCACATGCGCGACTTCAACGGGGCCAACGGCCGCGGCTCGCACACCAACGTGGCCGACACCTGCAACACCTTCCACCGCTACCAGGTGCGCTGGACACCCGAGGCCATCACCTGGGGCGTCGACGACGTCACCTACTTCACCTACGCCAAGCCCGCCGGCGCCAGCTACGGCAACTGGCCGTTCGACCACCCGCAACACCTGCTGCTCAACGTGGCCGTCGGGGGCATCCTGGGCGGCACGCCCGACGATGCGGCCTTCCCGGTGCGCATGGAAGTCGACTACGTCCGCGTGTACCAGCGCTGA
- a CDS encoding methyl-accepting chemotaxis protein, whose protein sequence is MTLISFACLALGLFVGAGVTFWWSRQRSAAAVELARHTAVQAVEQASAATVAELQRQLEELSRTAAADRAALEATHQEQHRTHQMLLKTVSSGAESLKNHALEGADRLGSTIDKLLGLIETFERWNGELNQLLQHNREMHSKNDEFAQIVNQVIIVALNASIEAARAGDQGRGFAVVAAEVRDLATRADKLSKDYRSNLYKNDLITGSTFQDLQAGGKMIVGALNELRLLNGKTRQAVMAEAA, encoded by the coding sequence ATGACCCTCATATCGTTCGCATGTCTCGCGCTCGGCCTCTTCGTCGGCGCCGGCGTCACTTTCTGGTGGAGCCGCCAACGCAGCGCCGCCGCCGTGGAGCTGGCCCGCCACACCGCCGTGCAGGCTGTCGAACAGGCCAGCGCCGCCACCGTCGCCGAGCTGCAACGCCAGCTCGAGGAACTCTCCCGCACCGCCGCCGCCGACCGCGCGGCCCTCGAAGCCACGCACCAGGAACAGCACCGCACCCACCAGATGCTGCTGAAGACGGTGAGCAGCGGCGCCGAATCATTGAAGAACCACGCCCTCGAAGGCGCCGACCGCCTGGGCAGCACCATCGACAAGCTGCTCGGCCTCATCGAGACCTTCGAGCGCTGGAACGGCGAGCTCAACCAGCTGCTGCAGCACAACCGCGAGATGCACTCGAAGAACGACGAGTTCGCGCAGATCGTGAACCAGGTGATCATCGTCGCGCTCAACGCCTCGATCGAGGCCGCCCGCGCGGGCGACCAGGGCCGCGGCTTCGCCGTCGTCGCCGCCGAAGTGCGCGACCTCGCCACACGCGCCGACAAGCTCTCGAAAGACTACCGCTCCAACCTCTACAAGAACGACCTCATCACCGGCAGCACCTTTCAGGACCTGCAGGCCGGCGGCAAGATGATCGTCGGCGCCCTGAACGAGCTGCGCCTGCTCAACGGCAAGACGCGCCAGGCCGTCATGGCGGAGGCGGCGTGA
- a CDS encoding ABC transporter ATP-binding protein: MTSMSLIGIEKQYASGPRVLHGIDLEIASGEFMVFVGPSGCGKTTLLRCIAGLEEIDAGRILVGDQEAQDLSPVHRGVAMVFQNYALYPHMTVAENIGFALKFTQLGKVERAQAVQRAAEILQIVPLLQRKPKELSGGQRQRVAIGRAIVRHPKVFLFDEPLSNLDAALRVQMRMELARLHRELGTTMVYVTHDQVEAMTLGTRIAVFNGGRIEQVGRPMDLYRDPATQFVAGFLGSPRMSLIAATATAMNDGVHLSLGDAGSLHLPGTSLTGNPREVTLGVRPEHFRLAPPDAGLRATVDQVEHLGDCDIAYARLAGREDIATVKLPAAHAALSAGDAVWLQADTDQCHVFDAQGRVVNAR, encoded by the coding sequence ATGACCTCCATGAGCCTCATCGGCATCGAGAAGCAGTACGCCTCGGGCCCCCGCGTCCTCCACGGCATCGACCTCGAGATCGCCTCCGGCGAATTCATGGTCTTCGTCGGCCCCTCGGGCTGCGGCAAGACCACCCTCCTGCGCTGCATCGCCGGGCTGGAAGAGATCGACGCCGGCCGCATCCTCGTGGGCGACCAGGAAGCGCAGGACCTCTCGCCCGTGCACCGCGGCGTGGCGATGGTGTTCCAGAACTACGCGCTCTACCCGCACATGACGGTGGCCGAGAACATCGGCTTCGCGCTCAAGTTCACCCAGCTCGGCAAGGTCGAGCGCGCGCAGGCGGTGCAGCGCGCGGCCGAGATCCTGCAGATCGTGCCGCTGCTGCAGCGCAAGCCGAAAGAACTCTCGGGCGGCCAGCGCCAGCGCGTGGCGATCGGCCGGGCCATCGTGCGCCACCCGAAGGTGTTCCTCTTCGACGAGCCGCTGTCGAACCTCGACGCCGCGCTGCGCGTGCAGATGCGCATGGAGCTGGCGCGCCTGCACCGCGAGCTCGGCACGACCATGGTCTACGTGACGCACGACCAGGTCGAGGCGATGACGCTGGGCACGCGCATCGCCGTCTTCAACGGCGGGCGCATCGAGCAGGTCGGCCGACCGATGGACCTCTACCGCGACCCGGCCACGCAGTTCGTCGCCGGCTTCCTCGGCTCGCCGCGCATGAGCCTCATCGCCGCCACCGCCACGGCGATGAACGACGGCGTGCACCTGTCGCTCGGCGACGCCGGCTCGCTGCACCTGCCCGGCACCTCGCTCACCGGCAACCCGCGCGAGGTGACGCTGGGCGTGCGGCCCGAGCACTTCCGCCTCGCCCCGCCCGACGCCGGCCTGCGCGCCACGGTCGACCAGGTCGAGCACCTGGGCGACTGCGACATCGCCTACGCGCGGCTGGCCGGCCGCGAAGACATCGCCACCGTCAAGCTGCCCGCCGCGCATGCGGCGCTGTCGGCAGGCGATGCCGTCTGGCTGCAGGCCGACACCGACCAGTGCCATGTGTTCGACGCACAAGGGCGGGTGGTCAACGCACGCTGA
- a CDS encoding GyrI-like domain-containing protein, with protein sequence MSTLASAPLSSAPLSSAPLPPAPRPPHGGTPPLLPVPGHHVHRIEAVLDYVDAHLADDLRLETLARLAAISPFHFHRLFLSWTGETLKAFVRRRRLESAAGRLRHCPDEKITFIALNCGFASPEAFARAFREHFGMTPSVWRSGGWLNWHTPAHDRGTAPPPAVEVRRQEPAEYLFMRARGDYRYAAYELWERFLPVVHSLGLGDQPLAFVGLDDPAIAGPQNCRMDACVELPPGWRDPGVRLARHRVGERWIATLPFDGPSSDIALGWRTLLDEWLPHSPFSMGEGHFFERYEPRASVPGIPFVRCELCMPVQPRPL encoded by the coding sequence ATGTCCACCCTTGCATCAGCCCCTCTTTCATCCGCGCCTCTTTCATCTGCGCCCCTCCCGCCCGCGCCACGCCCGCCGCACGGCGGCACGCCGCCTCTGCTGCCGGTGCCCGGCCACCACGTGCACCGCATCGAGGCCGTGCTCGACTACGTCGACGCCCACCTGGCCGACGACCTGCGGCTCGAGACGCTGGCGCGGCTGGCGGCCATCTCGCCCTTCCACTTCCACCGCCTCTTCCTCTCGTGGACCGGCGAGACGCTCAAGGCCTTCGTGCGCCGCCGCCGCCTCGAGAGCGCCGCCGGCCGCCTGCGCCACTGCCCCGACGAGAAGATCACCTTCATCGCGCTCAACTGCGGCTTCGCCTCACCCGAAGCCTTCGCACGCGCCTTCCGCGAACACTTCGGCATGACGCCCAGCGTCTGGCGCAGCGGCGGCTGGCTCAACTGGCACACCCCGGCCCACGACCGCGGCACCGCGCCGCCGCCGGCGGTGGAAGTGCGCCGGCAGGAGCCCGCCGAGTACCTTTTCATGCGCGCCCGCGGCGACTACCGATACGCCGCCTACGAACTGTGGGAGCGCTTTCTTCCGGTGGTGCACAGCCTGGGGCTCGGCGACCAGCCCCTGGCCTTCGTCGGCCTCGACGACCCGGCCATCGCCGGCCCGCAGAACTGCCGTATGGACGCCTGCGTGGAGCTTCCGCCGGGCTGGCGCGACCCGGGCGTTCGCCTGGCACGCCACCGTGTCGGCGAACGCTGGATCGCGACCCTGCCCTTCGACGGGCCCTCCAGCGACATCGCACTCGGCTGGCGCACGCTGCTCGACGAATGGCTGCCGCACTCGCCCTTCAGCATGGGCGAAGGCCACTTCTTCGAGCGCTACGAACCACGGGCGAGCGTGCCGGGGATCCCGTTCGTGCGCTGCGAGCTATGCATGCCGGTGCAACCGCGCCCGCTCTGA
- a CDS encoding family 16 glycosylhydrolase produces MNKLLRALALAFAAGATAPAFAANFFEGFDGTGGAGSAWETASWHNGDIFGCTFAYSEVWRTGWGSLAANVNSSNRSNVKCAEVRTWQSFTYGKFVTRLQPSTIAGSNTSFFLYTGTAGTSSHFEIDIEFIHGGRTLHTNVWTNGRQNYQQFSVATGWRTIGFEWRPSYVRWFHVEANGTEREFRRVNTSISTPMRLMMNHWVGNNSAGAVNFVGTYNGGGGPAYYDWVRVSD; encoded by the coding sequence ATGAACAAGCTTTTGCGCGCCCTCGCGCTCGCGTTCGCGGCCGGCGCCACCGCCCCGGCCTTTGCCGCCAACTTCTTCGAGGGCTTCGACGGCACCGGCGGCGCCGGCTCCGCCTGGGAAACCGCGAGCTGGCACAACGGCGACATCTTCGGCTGCACCTTCGCCTACAGCGAGGTGTGGCGCACCGGCTGGGGCTCGCTCGCGGCCAACGTCAACAGCAGCAACCGCTCCAACGTGAAATGCGCCGAGGTGCGCACCTGGCAGTCGTTCACCTACGGCAAGTTCGTGACGCGCCTGCAGCCGAGCACCATCGCCGGGTCGAACACCTCGTTCTTCCTCTACACCGGCACGGCCGGCACCTCGAGCCACTTCGAAATCGACATCGAGTTCATCCACGGCGGGCGAACGCTGCACACCAATGTGTGGACGAACGGGCGCCAGAACTACCAGCAGTTCTCGGTGGCCACCGGCTGGCGCACCATCGGCTTCGAGTGGCGCCCGAGCTACGTGCGCTGGTTCCATGTCGAGGCCAACGGCACCGAGCGCGAGTTCCGCCGTGTCAACACCAGCATCAGCACGCCAATGCGCCTCATGATGAACCACTGGGTGGGCAACAACTCGGCCGGTGCGGTCAACTTCGTCGGCACCTACAACGGCGGCGGCGGCCCCGCCTACTACGACTGGGTGCGCGTCAGCGACTGA
- a CDS encoding carbohydrate ABC transporter permease, with protein MSTLASSLPTVSAAPAPRQRRKPGRLNPSQWLPHALVLVGALIMLAPFYFMFVFATHTNTDILSVPPPLWFGDALLDNLNELVAQRPMFWRSVGLSLWIATASTVLNLFLCSLGGYGFSMYEFRGRDKLFAALMATMLLPAFVGMIPYVLMMKELGWLNSTRALIIPGACSAFGIFLMRQYIGSAVPRELVEAARMDGCGEFGIYWRVVLPLIGPAMGTLGLVTFIGSYNNFVGALLVMSDMEMFTAPLVLRSLQGTGQTPWGAISAGSAVTVLPLLVLFVLYSRRLIEGLTAGAVKG; from the coding sequence ATGTCCACCCTCGCCTCTTCCCTCCCCACCGTGAGCGCCGCACCGGCGCCGCGGCAGCGCCGCAAGCCGGGGCGCCTCAATCCCTCGCAGTGGCTGCCGCATGCGCTCGTGTTGGTCGGCGCGCTGATCATGCTGGCGCCGTTCTACTTCATGTTCGTCTTCGCGACGCACACCAACACCGACATCCTCTCGGTGCCACCCCCGCTCTGGTTCGGCGATGCGCTCCTCGACAACCTGAACGAGCTCGTCGCGCAGCGCCCGATGTTCTGGCGCAGCGTGGGGCTGTCGCTGTGGATCGCCACCGCCTCCACCGTGCTCAACCTCTTCCTGTGCTCGCTGGGCGGCTACGGCTTCTCGATGTACGAGTTCCGCGGGCGCGACAAGCTCTTCGCCGCGCTGATGGCCACCATGCTGCTGCCGGCCTTCGTCGGCATGATCCCCTACGTGCTGATGATGAAGGAGCTGGGCTGGCTCAACAGCACGCGCGCGCTCATCATCCCCGGCGCCTGCTCGGCCTTCGGCATCTTCCTCATGCGCCAGTACATCGGCTCGGCCGTGCCGCGCGAGCTGGTGGAAGCCGCGCGCATGGACGGCTGCGGTGAGTTCGGCATCTACTGGCGCGTGGTGCTGCCGCTCATCGGCCCGGCCATGGGCACGCTGGGCCTCGTGACCTTCATCGGCTCGTACAACAACTTCGTGGGCGCGCTGCTGGTGATGAGCGACATGGAGATGTTCACCGCGCCGCTCGTGCTGCGCTCGCTGCAGGGCACCGGGCAGACACCCTGGGGCGCCATCAGCGCCGGCTCGGCGGTGACCGTGCTGCCGCTGCTGGTGCTCTTCGTCCTCTACTCCCGCCGTTTGATCGAGGGCCTGACCGCAGGCGCGGTCAAGGGCTGA